A single genomic interval of Daucus carota subsp. sativus chromosome 1, DH1 v3.0, whole genome shotgun sequence harbors:
- the LOC108220994 gene encoding uncharacterized protein LOC108220994, translating to MERLKESGGDRVMAWFAELGDSSTWSKHRFDPNVCNDSNTSNFVESFNSTLGIDRCRPVLTLLEGIRRVCMVRISTRYQNALGWKDDELCPKIMKALKDISKDTISCKAYMSKPGENEIHEGKSHFPLSLNNKICSCGAWKISGIPCRHAIRAMVHAKIDPHTVVSAWYSVRTYKQSYSHHINPIPDKEQWPAYAHLSIIIPPTLKRGV from the exons ATGGAAAGGCTTAAGGAATCTGGAGGTGATAGAGTCATGGCCTGGTTTGCAGAATTGGGTGACTCATCAACTTGGAGCAAGCACAGATTTGATCCAAATGTGTGTAATGACTCCAACACCTCAAATTTTGTAGAGAGCTTCAACTCTACTCTTGGAATTGATAGGTGCAGGCCAGTTCTAACTCTACTTGAAG GTATTAGAAGAGTGTGCATGGTTCGAATTTCAACAAGGTATCAAAATGCATTAGGATGGAAAGATGATGAACTCTGTCCTAAAATTATGAAGGCACTGAAAGATATCAGCAAAGACACCATCAGCTGCAAGGCCTATATGTCAAAGCCCGGAGAAAATGAAATTCATGAGGGAAAATCTCATTTTCCCTTATCTCTTAATAATAAGATATGCTCATGTGGTGCTTGGAAGATTTCAGGTATACCTTGTAGGCATGCCATAAGAGCTATGGTGCATGCAAAAATAGACCCTCACACTGTGGTTTCAGCTTGGTATTCTGTGAGGACATACAAACAGTCTTATAGCCACCATATTAACCCTATACCAGACAAGGAACAGTGGCCTGCATATGCTCATTTGTCTATCATCATACCACCAACACTAAAGAGGGGAGTATGA
- the LOC108215639 gene encoding AP2-like ethylene-responsive transcription factor BBM1: MASSVNNWLGFSLSPQEHQDHHSIYNSDEISGTTDCYGLSTESLIPSLNLPPPFGYPAESFSRNNLQDWNSDTNYNTNGSELSILMDSNKPKLENFLGTSEHTFLDDHQHHNSSSDQHQYLFHNNTNSLHQSADVAMVETTAGGGEMNSKGNGSFGLSMIKNWLRNNSAASAPQENNGERGLPSSSQTLSLSMGSQSSHPEAGSCGGGGEISSETKANGGEVTAVKKSVETFGQRTSIYRGVTRHRWTGRYEAHLWDNSCRREGQTRKGRQVYLGGYDKEEKAARAYDLAALKYWGTTTTTNFPMTSYEKEIEDMKNMTRQEFVASIRRKSSGFSRGASIYRGVTRHHQHGRWQARIGRVAGNKDLYLGTFSTQEEAAEAYDVAAIKFRGITAVTNFEINRYDVKSILESNSLPLVGATKRLKEAELHNAQKIEEGIQSYNFSQQNTWPNIAFQQAQPLSMNYPRYDSHQNMWCKQEVQDSDQALAQSYRDLHQQGSNVHNFFQSNLMNFDTSSTDQNSSSNMYNGNYMIPTNAIEGNQNQGYGENNVSTCDNPYGEMNSSYNARNLYYLSQQSSGTPLKVANVCDQTSACNNWIPTAVPALAPRNTNSMALCHGATNFTMWNDQ; this comes from the exons ATGGCTAGTTCTGTGAATAACTGGTTAGGGTTTTCTCTCTCACCCCAAGAACATCAAGATCATCACTCCATCTACAACTCCGACGAAATCTCCGGCACCACCGACTGCTATGGCCTCTCTACTGAATCATTAATCCCTTCTCTCAACCTCCCCCCTCCTTTCGGCTACCCTGCTGAATCATTCAGCAGAAACAATCTTCAAg ATTGGAACTCGGATACGAACTATAACACAAATGGTTCGGAGCTCTCTATACTAATGGATTCGAATAAGCCTAAGTTGGAGAACTTTCTTGGAACATCCGAGCACACCTTCCTAGACGATCATCAGCATCACAATAGCAGCAGTGACCAACATCAATACTTGTTCCACAACAATACTAATTCATTGCACCAGTCTGCTGACGTGGCCATGGTCGAGACCACCGCAGGCGGCGGTGAAATGAATAGCAAAGGCAACGGCTCGTTCGGGCTTTCGATGATTAAGAACTGGTTGAGGAACAACAGTGCTGCAAGCGCTCCTCAGGAGAATAATGGTGAAAGGGGACTTCCTAGTTCATCTCAAACGCTGTCGCTTTCGATGGGGTCACAGTCGAGTCATCCGGAGGCAGGGAGTTGTGGAGGTGGGGGAGAGATTTCATCGGAAACTAAGGCGAATGGGGGTGAGGTTACAGCGGTGAAGAAATCTGTTGAGACCTTTGGACAAAGGACTTCTATCTACCGTGGTGTAACTAG ACATAGATGGACAGGAAGGTATGAGGCTCATTTGTGGGATAACAGTTGCAGAAGGGAAGGACAAACGCGTAAAGGACGACAAG TTTATTTGG GAGGCTATGATAAGGAAGAAAAAGCTGCTAGGGCTTATGATTTAGCTGCACTCAAGTATTGGGGCACAACAACCACAACAAATTTTCCT ATGACTAGCTATGAGAAGGAGATTGAAGACATGAAGAACATGACCAGACAGGAGTTTGTGGCATCTATAAGAAG aAAGAGTAGTGGATTCTCTCGAGGTGCATCGATTTACCGAGGAGTTACCAG GCACCACCAACATGGAAGGTGGCAAGCAAGAATCGGAAGAGTTGCTGGCAACAAAGATCTTTATTTAGGAACCTTCA GTACTCAGGAGGAGGCAGCAGAAGCTTATGATGTTGCAGCAATCAAATTCCGCGGCATAACTGCTGTCACAAACTTCGAAATAAACAGATACGATGTGAAATCAATTCTTGAAAGCAACTCCCTTCCTCTGGTTGGTGCAACCAAACGGCTTAAAGAAGCTGAATTGCACAATGCTCAGAAAATCGAAGAGGGTATCCAGAGCTACAACTTCTCTCAACAAAATACCTGGCCTAATATCGCCTTCCAACAAGCCCAGCCCTTGAGTATGAACTATCCTCGTTATGATTCTCATCAAAACATGTGGTGTAAACAAGAAGTACAAGACTCTGATCAGGCTCTTGCTCAAAGCTACCGCGATCTCCATCAGCAAGGAAGCAATGTGCACAATTTTTTCCAGTCAAATCTGATGAACTTCGACACTTCTTCAACAGATCAAAATTCCAGCTCCAATATGTACAATGGTAACTACATGATCCCAACTAATGCAATTGAAGGGAATCAGAATCAAGGGTACGGGGAAAACAATGTAAGTACTTGTGACAATCCATACGGGGAAATGAATTCAAGCTACAACGcaagaaatttatattatttgtcgCAACAGTCAAGTGGTACTCCATTGAAGGTGGCTAATGTTTGTGATCAAACCTCAGCTTGCAATAACTGGATTCCAACCGCGGTTCCGGCTTTAGCTCCAAGGAATACAAATAGCATGGCATTGTGTCATGGAGCAACAAATTTCACAATGTGGAATGATCAGTAA